One stretch of Sebastes umbrosus isolate fSebUmb1 chromosome 5, fSebUmb1.pri, whole genome shotgun sequence DNA includes these proteins:
- the LOC119488360 gene encoding interferon-induced protein with tetratricopeptide repeats 5-like — MMSAAQSQTTLVSKLEALQCHFTWDLDPSRNKLLRFCDQLEDIGTEEGNRWLGHIYNLWGFIQYKLGLTKDAQSLFNKAAEAFRQMRSADEGPWLVVNYGNLAWLNHHLGDQAESQAYLTKIDALMNKYPSPSQDELHPEIYAEKAWTLMKFSTDKKRLAADYFQRAIKMQPDMVEWNTSHIIGLVRALKHSNKKLEADMMEKVRIAKDQDPENLYLAVYYLEQCAKKGERIEDEARELARKVLRNPVSSYNGMKPLIRVYRNYVSVD, encoded by the exons ATGATGAG TGCTGCTCAGAGTCAAACAACACTGGTGTCCAAACTGGAGGCCCTGCAGTGCCACTTCACCTGGGATCTGGACCCCAGCAGGAACAAACTTCTCCGTTTCTGTGACCAGCTGGAGGACATCGGCACAGAGGAGGGGAACCGCTGGCTGGGTCACATTTACAACCTGTGGGGGTTCATTCAATACAAGCTGGGGCTCACTAAAGACGCCCAGAGTTTGTTCAACAAGGCTGCAGAGGCCTTCCGCCAGATGAGAAGTGCAGATGAGGGTCCCTGGTTAGTGGTGAACTACGGGAACCTGGCTTGGCTGAACCACCACCTGGGAGACCAAGCAGAGAGTCAGGCTTACCTGACAAAGATCGACGCCCTGATGAATAAATACCCATCTCCATCCCAGGACGAGCTCCATCCAGAGATCTACGCTGAAAAAGCCTGGACCCTGATGAAGTTCAGCACAGACAAAAAGCGTCTAGCTGCAGATTACTTCCAGAGAGCCATCAAGATGCAgccggacatggtggagtggaaCACCAGCCACATAATAGGGTTAGTGAGGGCTTTAAAGCACAGCAACAAAAAGCTGGAGGCTGACATGATGGAGAAAGTGAGAATCGCGAAGGACCAGGATCCAGAGAACTTGTACCTTGCTGTTTACTACCTTGAGCAATGTGCTAAGAAAGGTGAAAGGATTGAAGATGAAGCACGAGAGTTAGCTAGAAAGGTTTTGAGAAATCCCGTCAGCAGCTACAATGGTATGAAACCATTAATAAGGGTTTACAGAAACTATGTTTCTGTTGATTAG